In the Acropora muricata isolate sample 2 chromosome 1, ASM3666990v1, whole genome shotgun sequence genome, one interval contains:
- the LOC136916694 gene encoding uncharacterized protein — translation MPSLTSVYYRQDNAGCYHSAATINSARIIGMPNDVTIKRLDFSDPQGGKGCCDRKVATVKSHIRIHLNSGNDVETAVQMKDVILLSRGVLAVAVTLCEAFKPSKLTLLKIDGISFLNNMEYENDRIRVRKAYGIGPGKLIPFSEFLTPSSSEILTVNIISADPSSFASLKARDLRQKEKSKDDSEQQPNESSASDSDEDATNSVFTCPDEGCSQTFLRHSSLQRHLDFGKHLRVLEREMLLDRAIVAYAESLQGQTAEIPHLDTASKQSAPHCSIPCCQWDGLSSLELLRLGLRLVKKFI, via the coding sequence ATGCCTAGCCTGACATCTGTATACTATCGCCAAGATAACGCGGGCTGCTATCACTCTGCCGCAACCATTAACTCTGCTAGGATTATTGGCATGCCTAATGATGTTACAATTAAACGCCTCGATTTCTCTGACCCCCAAGGTGGAAAAGGCTGCTGTGACAGAAAAGTGGCAACAGTAAAGTCACACATAAGAATTCATCTAAATTCTGGGAATGATGTGGAAACAGCGGTCCAAATGAAAGATGTAATTTTGTTGTCAAGAGGGGTTCTAGCAGTTGCTGTTACCCTGTGTGAAGCTTTTAAACCATCCAAATTAACactgttaaagattgatggcaTCAGTTTTCTAAACAACATGGAATATGAAAACGACAGGATTCGTGTCCGGAAGGCTTATGGAATTGGTCCTGGAAAACTTATCCCTTTCAGTGAATTCCTGACTCCATCTTCTTCAGAGATCCTAACTGTCAATATTATTTCCGCAGACCCCAGCAGCTTTGCATCTCTTAAGGCAAGGGATTTAAGACAGAAAGAGAAAAGCAAGGACGACTCTGAACAACAGCCAAATGAAAGCAGCGCGTCAGATTCTGATGAAGATGCTACAAATTCAGTCTTCACTTGTCCTGATGAAGGATGTTCTCAGACCTTTTTGAGACATTCATCATTGCAGAGGCATTTAGACTTTGGCAAACATCTGAGAGTACTTGAGCGTGAAATGCTTTTAGACCGAGCTATAGTTGCGTATGCGGAATCTCTTCAGGGACAGACTGCTGAGATTCCACACCTCGACACCGCCTCAAAACAAAGTGCCCCTCATTGCAGTATACCATGTTGCCAATGGGATGGGCTCTCAAGTCTGGAACTTCTCAGGTTAGGTTTACGCCTAGTCAAAAAATTTATCTGA